The following are encoded together in the Triticum dicoccoides isolate Atlit2015 ecotype Zavitan chromosome 6B, WEW_v2.0, whole genome shotgun sequence genome:
- the LOC119323270 gene encoding U4/U6.U5 small nuclear ribonucleoprotein 27 kDa protein-like has protein sequence MSDRRRDKERPRERGGYDQPRERDHDSHRDADRHRDRDRDVDRHRDRDRDRGQDKERERDRDRDYRRARKRSRSRSPSADRDRARRRRSHSHSHPHRSRSPDAARHKRRREGSPVADRKEEDMKPDPPSAPKAAEEAAPVGDGDVDAEELEMMKMMGIPVGFDSTKGKYVPGADVSGVRAVTKRQPRQYMNRRGGFNRPLPPEVNR, from the coding sequence ATGTCCGACCGCCGCCGGGACAAGGAGAGGCCCCGCGAGcgcggcggctacgaccagccgcggGAGCGCGACCACGACAGCCACCGCGACGCCGACCGCCACCGCGACCGGGACCGGGACGTCGACCGCCACCGCGACCGGGACCGGGACCGCGGCCAGGACAAGGAGCGGGAGCGGGACCGCGACCGGGACTACCGCCGCGCCCGCAAGCGCTCGCGCTCCCGCTCCCCCTCGGCCGACAGggaccgcgcccgccgccgccgctcccactCCCACTCCCACCCCCACCGGTCCCGctcccccgacgccgcccgccacaAGCGCCGCCGCGAGGGGTCGCCCGTCGCCGACCGAAAGGAGGAGGACATGAAGCCGGATCCCCCCTCCGCCCCCAaggctgccgaggaggccgccCCGGTGGGCGACGGGGACGTGGACGCCGAGGAGCtggagatgatgaagatgatggggaTCCCCGTCGGGTTCGACTCCACCAAGGGCAAGTACGTCCccggcgccgacgtcagcggcgtgcGCGCCGTCACCAAGCGCCAGCCGCGGCAGTACATGAACCGCAGGGGCGGGTTCAACCGTCCCCTGCCGCCCGAGGTCAACCGCTGA
- the LOC119321416 gene encoding uncharacterized protein LOC119321416 yields the protein MPSLRFDRPSSSANYAPEIPDPAHALPFTAAPGHGGPTPPRFAKLDFATYDGTEDPLNWLNQCEQFFRGQRTLASDRTWLASYHLRGAAQTWYYALEQDEGGMPPWERFRELCLLRFRPPIRGSRLAALGRLPFTSTVQDYADRFQALACHAPGVSATQRAELFVGGLPDHIRVDVELRDPPDLQTAMYYARAFEQRAQALQQPAGRGGRLPSRPAPSPGRPPPASATTSSATTRTFRRLSPAEQQERRCQGLCFNCDEPYSPTHVCPRLFYLETVDYTEADNSTDEPPPAAAADAPADSTATACVVSLHALAGIRGERTMLLPVTVHGERLVALLDTGSTHNFLPAATMRRLALPTTSGERLRITVANGDRLQCHGLARDVPISICGEHFSITCAGIDLGCFDFILGVDFLRTLGPILWDFDVLTMTFWRLGRRIRWDGLGGTAPAVPHLQLAAASQEPEHPLLDPLLQQHSDLFDEPRGLPPARVYDHHIHLVPGIIRISTSPFSAPVLLVRKTDGTWRFCIDYRALNALTLKDKFPIPVVDELLDELHGARFFTKLDLRSGYHQVRMHPDDIAKTSFRTHHGHFEFLVMPFGLANAPATFQALMNDVLRPYLRRFVLRSKCSFGTPTVAYLGHVISADGVAMDADKVAAVSAWPTPHSPRALRWFLGLAGYYRKFIREFGLIAAPLTRLLRRDAFA from the exons ATGCCCTCTCTCCGATTTGATCGTCCCTCCAGCTCGGCGAACTACGCCCCAGAGATACCCGACCCAGCACATGCGCTGCCGTTTACTGCAGCCCCCGGGCACGGTGGTCCGACACCCCCTCGTTTCGCCAAACTGGATTTCGCCACTTACGAcggcacggaggaccccctcaactggctcaaccagtgcgagcagttTTTTCGAGGGCAGCGGACGCTCGCTTCGGATCGCACCTGGCTCGCGTCCTATCATCTCCGAGGCGCGGCGCAGActtggtactacgccctcgagcaggacgagggcggcatgccaccaTGGGAGCGCTTCCGGGAGCTTTGTCTCCTCCGGTTCAGGCCTCCTATTCGCGGGAGCCGATTGGCGGCCCTCGGTCGTTTGCCTTTCACATCCACGGTGCAGGACtacgccgaccgcttccaggccctggcatGCCATGCGCCGGGCGTCTCCGCGACTCAGCGCGCCGAGTTATTTGTGGGCGGATTACCAGACCATATCCGCGTGGACGTCGAGCTCCGGGATCCCCCCGACCTCCaaacggccatgtactacgcccgggCCTTCGAGCAGCGGGCTCAGGCGCTACAGCAACCGGCCGGCCGGGGCGGCCGCCTTCCCAGTCGACCCGCACCATCACCTGGCCGGCCCCCTCCAGCCTCGGCGACCACCTCTTCGGCCACCACCCGAACCTTCCGTCGGTTGTCCCCGGCCGAGCAGCAGGAGCGCCGCTGTCAGGGCCTCTGCTTCAACTGCGATGAGCCCTACTCGCCGACCCATGTCTGCCCCCGCCTATTTTACTTGGAGACGGTCGACTACACCGAGGCGGACAACTCGACCGACGAGCCACCACCCGCGGCGGCCGCGGACGCGCCCGCGGATTCTACGGCAACGGCGTGCGTCGTCTCCCTCCACGCTCTTGCCGGCATCCGTGGCGAGCGGACCATGCTGTTACCGGTGACGGTCCATGGCGAGCGGCTGGTGGCCCTGCTGGATACTGGCTCCACCCATAATTTCCTACCCGCGGCGACCATGCGTCGGCTAGCACTGCCGACCACGAGCGGGGAGCGCCTGCGGATCACGGTGGCAAACGGTGATCGCCTCCAGTGTCATGGGCTCGCCCGCGACGTTCCCATCTCCATCTGTGGCGAGCACTTCTCCATTACCTGTGCAGGGATCGACCTcggctgcttcgacttcatcctcgggGTGGACTTCCTCCGGACCCTCGGGCCCATCCTGTGGGACTTCGACGTGCTCACGATGACGTTCTGGAGGCTAGGCCGCCGCATCCGGTGGGACGGCCTTGGGGGCACCGCGCCGGCCGTGCCACACCTCCAGCTGGCCGCCGCGTCCCAGGAGCCCGAGCACCCCCTGCTGGATCCCCTTCTGCAGCAGCACAGCGATCTCTTTGACGAGCCTCGGGGTCTTCCGCCCGCCCGGGTGTACGACCACCATATTCACCTTGTACCGG GCATCATCCGGATCTCCACGTCGCCCTTCTCCGCACCGGTGCTTCTCGTCCGCAAGACGGACGGCACGTGGcgtttctgcatcgactaccgcgccctGAACGCGCTCACGCTCAAGGACAAGTTCCCTATACCGGTGGTCGACGAGCTCTTGGATGAGCTCCATggggcgcgcttcttcaccaagctcgatctCCGCTCGGGCTATCATCAGGTGCGCATGCATccagacgacatcgccaagacgTCGTTTCGCACCCACCAtggccacttcgagttcttggtgatgcccttcGGCCTCGCAAACGCCCCGGCGACTTTCCAGGCCCTGATGAACGACGTCCTTCGACCCTACTTACGGCggtttgtgctt cgctcgaagtgctcgttcgggacACCTACCGTCGCCTACCTCGGCCATGTCATCTCGGCCGACGGGGTGGCTatggacgccgacaaggtggcGGCCGTCTCTGCATGGCCGACGCCTCACTCGCCACGGGCTCTCCGCTGGTTCCTCGGCCTTGCCGGCTACTACCGAAAATTTATCCGGGAGTTCGGGCTCATCGCGGCGCCCCTCACGCGGTTGCTTCGCCGCGACGCTTTCGCCTAG
- the LOC119321418 gene encoding L-type lectin-domain containing receptor kinase SIT2-like: protein MGIPSASPLPTEDPTTIVTSCRVALLPSMTNRNRAPFLPSLLLLLLFGLTVAAFAAGDDQFIFSGFTQSSLALDGGAVVTQGGLLDMSNGTNNVKSHALYPTPLRFRNSSTGGKVQSFSSAIVFCIIGAFPGVSANGLAFFIAPSRNLSDALPTQYFGILKQQNNANLFVIEVDTFQNPDMQDINDNHIGIDINSVFSLPSHAAGFYDDSSGAFKNLTLNTQIELQLWVDYEEEETRINVTLAPLHVGKPSKPLLSATYDLSTVLTETAYIGFSSTAEIMNTRHYVLGWSFGMNGQAAPSIDISKLPKVPRLRQKAQSMLLAIILPIATAALIISIGTIVTLMVRRKRRYTEVREDWESEFGPHRFSYKDLFKATQGFKSKNLVGAGGFGEVYRGVLKLSKKEIAVKRMSHESRQGMKEFITEVVSIGRLRHRNLVQLLGYCRRKGELMLVYDYMSNGSLDKYIHCQEDDKPTLNWAQRFQVIKGIATGLLYLHEKWEKVVIHRDIKASNVLLDDEMNGRLGDFGLARLYDHGTDPQSTHMVGTMGYLAPELVRTGKASPLTDVYAFGMFLLEVTCGQKPMKQDAEGNQVFLVDWVLEHWHNRLLTRTVDTRLQGDYGVDEACLVLKIGLLCLHPFPGSRPSMREVMQYLDGETPLPELKPTQLSVEMQGLMQDSGFNTSVMSYPQLMSSFGTVSDLSGGR from the exons ATGGGCATCCCATCGGCATCGCCGCTTCCCACCGAGGATCCTACCACCATCGTTACTTCCTGCCGAGTCGCTCTC CTTccgtcgatgacaaataggaaccgTGCACcgttccttccgtccctcctcctcctcctcttattTGGTCTCACCGTCGCAGCCTTTGCCGCGGGCGATGACCAATTCATCTTCTCCGGCTTCACACAATCCAGCCTAGCCCTCGACGGCGGCGCCGTGGTCACACAAGGCGGCCTCCTCGACATGTCCAACGGCACAAACAATGTCAAGAGCCATGCTCTTTACCCCACTCCATTGCGCTTCCGCAATTCATCCACTGGTGGTAAAGTGCAATCATTCTCGTCCGCCATCGTTTTCTGCATCATCGGCGCATTCCCTGGCGTGAGTGCCAATGGCTTGGCCTTCTTCATCGCCCCAAGCAGGAATCTCTCGGACGCGTTGCCGACGCAGTACTTTGGTATCCTGAAGCAGCAAAACAATGCCAACCTCTTTGTTATCGAGGTTGACACCTTCCAGAACCCTGACATGCAAGACATCAACGACAACCACATCGGCATCGACATCAACAGTGTTTTCTCCTTGCCATCTCACGCGGCTGGCTTCTATGATGACTCTAGTGGCGCCTTCAAGAACTTGACGCTCAACACCCAGATAGAACTGCAGTTGTGGGTGGACTACGAGGAGGAGGAAACAAGGATCAATGTGACCTTGGCTCCACTTCATGTGGGAAAACCCTCCAAGCCACTGTTGTCCGCAACCTATGACCTCTCAACCGTGCTCACGGAGACGGCATACATAGGTTTCTCATCCACGGCTGAAATTATGAACACCCGTCATTATGTTCTTGGATGGAGCTTTGGCATGAACGGGCAAGCAGCCCCGTCCATTGACATCTCCAAGCTTCCAAAGGTTCCTCGTCTACGACAAAAGGCCCAGTCCATGCTCTTGGCGATCATCCTCCCAATAGCCACCGCGGCACTGATAATCTCTATCGGCACCATTGTCACTCTGATGGTGCGAAGAAAGAGGAGGTACACGGAGGTGCGTGAGGATTGGGAGAGCGAGTTCGGTCCACACCGGTTCTCGTACAAGGATTTGTTCAAGGCTACTCAGGGATTTAAGAGCAAGAACCTAGTTGGAGCAGGAGGGTTTGGGGAGGTATACAGAGGGGTGCTTAAACTGTCCAAGAAGGAGATTGCCGTGAAGAGGATGTCCCATGAGTCGAGACaagggatgaaggagttcatcaccgaggtTGTTAGCATTGGCCGGTTGCGACATCGCAACCTAGTGCAGCTACTTGGTTATTGCAGGCGGAAAGGTGAACTGATGTTGGTGTACGATTACATGTCAAATGGCAGCCTTGACAAGTATATACATTGTCAAGAGGACGACAAGCCCACCTTAAATTGGGCTCAGAGGTTTCAAGTCATCAAGGGTATCGCTACCGGCTTGCTCTACCTCCACGAGAAGTGGGAGAAAGTCGTGATCCACCGGGACATCAAGGCAAGCAACGTCCTCCTCGACGACGAAATGAACGGGCGGCTCGGCGACTTCGGCCTCGCACGGTTATATGATCATGGCACCGATCCACAGAGCACACACATGGTGGGCACAATGGGATACCTTGCCCCCGAGCTAGTACGCACAGGCAAGGCATCTCCTCTTACCGATGTGTACGCCTTCGGCATGTTTCTTCTCGAAGTTACATGTGGGCAAAAGCCCATGAAGCAAGATGCAGAGGGAAATCAGGTTTTCCTGGTGGACTGGGTCCTAGAGCACTGGCACAACCGACTGCTTACCAGAACGGTGGACACAAGGCTCCAAGGCGATTACGGCGTTGACGAAGCATGCCTCGTGCTGAAGATAGGACTTTTGTGCCTGCACCCGTTTCCTGGTTCGAGGCCTAGCATGCGAGAAGTCATGCAATACCTCGACGGTGAGACCCCGCTGCCTGAGCTGAAGCCGACGCAGCTGAGCGTGGAAATGCAGGGGTTGATGCAGGACAGCGGGTTCAACACTTCTGTCATGTCTTATCCCCAGCTGATGTCAAGCTTCGGCACAGTGTCCGACCTCTCGGGAGGACGATGA